The genomic stretch GGAACATATCCCATTTGCGGCAGCGAACGGGATGGGATGCATTACTAGCGACGACAGGAGTGATATTTTGATCCATTTCGTGGATTGCTCTTCTCGTAGTTCATGGTGTGGCTGCTCTTCCTCTCCAAACTAGGTGCTCTAATGATGCAGTAGTAGTCGACAAGAAGAAgaactgaagaagaagaagctgaAGAAGTAAGTCGATCGtgccgaagaagaagaagctcttcattttttttgcaCTCCACCGCCACTAGGAGGTATACTAAAGAGTAACAGTACTATCATTTGGTTTTAATTTGGTGGGAGGAGTCTTAATTTGGTGTCCATTGGTCAAATAAGAATGCAACCGACCCTCGTTTTAGTGAAACTGAAAGCTGCTTTGGCTTTGTGTCAAGAGACGACTTATTGGTCCTCCTACTGAGGAATTTCTCAGCTAATTTATCCCTTCCTCTCAACACTAGAATTGATAGACTGAGTGATTGTAAACCAACACCCCACCCCCcttccaaaacaaaaaaagagagagagagagagagaccaaAGCACGCCAACTAAATTAGTACGAAACAAAAGCCAAATACACTGGTTTAATTTGTATACCCCAgcacccaaaaaagaaaaagaaaagtttccaGATTTCGAAGTTCTAGTCCAGTCTTGCAGCTTTTGAGGCCTTGCGGTGTTCATTTTTAACCCAAACCAAATAtcatcccccccccccccccctcttttttttctccccaaaaaaaaaagaagatactTTGGTGGTTTACGTTTTTGCTAGTAACATATCCTCCTTGTTTCTCATCTTGCTTTTTAATTGGTACCTTTTCTCTGTGGGATCGTATGAAGAATAGATTGATCCATCCCGGATATAATTAGAGAAGCCAGCAGGATTTGGGGGGCTGCAATATCTGCAGGCGCCATATATAATTACTGAATATCATGAATTTCATGGCCCCTAGACAAccaggaggaggaggaggatatTACGAGGAAGATTCATCAAGAGCAACCCGCCCTTTTTCTCAGCCGTcttctgctgctgctgctactcctcaacatcatcatcatcagtaCCTGCAGCAGAGAGACCTCCTTGTCCCTCCATCCTACAACCACCACCAACCACGGGGACCGTGGGATGATAGGAGAGTCTCTTTCCGAGGCTACAGCTGTGGTGGAGCTTCCCAGCTTGATCTCATGGCGATGGATTCTTCTTCATCGCCTACTACAAACGGCAGCAGCTGCAGCAACATCGTTGAGGATGCCGATGAGCCTCGCGTGGGAGGAGGGAACACTACCAGTGCGTCGTTGATAATAGAGAGAGAACACATGTTTGATAAAGTGGTGACACCGAGCGACGTCGGCAAGCTCAACAGATTAGTCATCCCCAAGCAGCACGCGGAGAAGTATTTCCCTCTCGACTCCTCCACCAACGAGAAGGGACTCCTCTTGAATTTCGAAGACAGAAATGGGAAGCCGTGGCGATTCAGGTACTCCTACTGGAACAGCAGCCAGAGTTACGTGATGACCAAAGGCTGGAGCCGCTTCGTCAAGGAAAAGAAGCTCGATGCCGGGGACATCGTCTCCTTTCAGCGCGGAGTGGGTGAGCTGGGCAAGGATCGATTGTTCATTGATTGGAGGCGCCGACCCGACGCTCCCGATCACCCTCAGTTGCCTCCTTCCATGTCCACTGCTAGTTTTTCGCAGCTGCTTCCACATCATCAATATTCTTTCCGCCATCCTTGGAACCATCCTTTCTACTTGCAGCATCATCAGCAGCAGCAAAACCCCAGGGACCATTACCAGTTGCTACAACTAAATAATGCTGCTACTGGTGTCGGTATTAACAACAATCCAAATCCATCTCATCCTCATCATCTAAGCAACAACTACGCCTACGGCAATGTAATGACGGGAAACCCTTGTTCCGGCCCATTCATTTATCTCAGATCCGCTGCGGCTGCAAGGCCACATCCCGTCAATTTGGGAATCGGAACTGTGCAAATGGTGCAGAAAGGAGGAGGAGGCAGCGTTGGGCTGAACCCGGAGGAGGTGATGGTAGAGGAGGGTGGGGAGGGGGAGGAGCCAATGGTGTTTGAGTCGGTGCCACTGGTCCAAGGGAAGGCCGCAGCAAAGCGGCTGCGGCTGTTTGGAGTTAACATGGATTGCCCCATCTCGGAGTCGTCGTCGGAGGATCAGGAGGATGATAATTGTGACATACTTGTATTACCTTCCACCGCAGTCGCTCATCCTACAATGCCATCACAATTTCCCCACTTGTGTTCATCTCCACCTCCACCTCCgcctgcttcttcttcttcctcttcttcttcttcttcttcttcaacttgtCCTCTGCAGTTGAGGCCATACAATTATGCCAGCCGTCCACCGCTCCACACAATGCCCTCCAACAACAAAAGCAGTAGCAGCGACAGCAAGGGCAAGGCATCTATGTCCTTGGATTTGGATATATAGTTAGATGGAGTGGCACCGGGGACTCGGGAGTGACTAAAAATCTTCTAAGCTGGGACATATACGACTTGCGTGAATGCGGCCTTGCGTCCAAAGCCACAAATGCTAGTGCTATATATGATCAAGAAAGGAGGGAAGGAAGGAtgagctctttcatttgctCCAAATTCATGCTGGCTGTGCGGAGACGTcctcaaagaagaaaagaaaaaggaattaTGGCTGATGTGATCATCATGAGAAGCCCTCTGAAAggtggaaaacaaaagaaaaaaattcaataCTAGTATTGTTAAAACAGTAGTagttttttcaatttattgTTATCTGCAATACTTACATACGGACTACTGCTGCTAGTACTCCCGTTAATTTCAACTTAAATTAGATTTCATTCAACACGGATAGGTTGCATTACAGATCCTTCATGCCTTTTGTCTACTAACcataatttttatttcttatctTTGCCTTGAATGCGCTGCCACCTCCTTTTGTAGGGCTTTGATTGCCCAACGTGTATCGTCGCTATATATAGGCTTTTTTCCCGTGGAGTATTGCTTCCAGAAAATCTTTCATGTCACTTCTTCAGCCTGTTTCTTTCCCTCGGGACAACTTACTATTATGTTAATCTTTTACTACATTATTACCTTTCTCTTTAGTGCTGTTCTTGTCAAGCTAACATCCTTGCTCCAGGCGTTCTCCGGGTACAATGTGATGGAATTGAAGCttctttttgcaatttttgttttgttttgttttgtttcattTGAATAATTAGCTCTGGTAGGTTTGTTATTCTTGTCGCTGCTTCGTTGGGCACGCCTTCTGCGCAGATCATTTGCCAGAGCTTTGAAAAGGTACGCCATCTATCTATCTCAATTTTTACACGTCCATCATCATTCAGTCCTGCTAGGCTGGCTAGCTACTCCATTTCTAGAATTGTAGCTTTGCTTCAAATTCAGGTTTTTCCCCAAAATTTTAGGTCGATTGTTTCCTTCTGTCTCCTGCCTCATCCTCATCTTTTCTAACTCTCATGGCACTGATCAATGCTGCAAATCGATCCTTTTCATCCATCCGCAACGTGTCTTTAATTATTTTCGGTTCAGATAACGTTTTGAGAAATTCCAACCGTAGAAAAAAAGGTTTTCACGTCAACCCCGGGGAGGTCGTTGCTCGTTTTGATAACTGTGTTCGGGGTGTCACCTCAGAAATCAGAACAATGTCTATTAAATTTCACCATTCATGGCTTTTAAAATATCTTTACCAACTTCCAACATTttattcctctttttctttttctactaAGCCTAGTTCTGTCGTGTACCCTAATTTCTCGTGTACCctactctatatatatatatatatattggctCTGCAATATGCTGGATTTTTGCCTTTACCCGTTGGACACCTCTTTCGTGATTGTTAAATATTTCTTCTAACTAAAACGAGCCATCTCATTACTATATATAATGGTCCAGATATCATAATGCCTTGCTGTGAGACTGTATGTTACATAACCATGGTGTCAAAAATCTAAAGTCTTATGTTCCTTCACCTCTATTCTCATTGAAGTCATTCATGTCGTCCAGACACCCTTTTAGCTCCTGAACTTTTCTTCTGTAACTCTTGTGCTTTCATTCTTTTGGTTTTGCAAGAAGCAATGGAGGTCAATAAATTAACTTAATTTGCTGAAGAAACAGGACCTTGTTACTTATGAGAGTTTAACGTCATACAAAGTTAACCATAGGATACGAGCTGCTGGGCTAAAAGCTCACACATCTTTGAGTCTTTATTTCCACTTCAAAGTTGCCGCTTTAGTCCATTTAGTAAAATTCACAAGAATATGTAGTCAGACAGTAAGTGCATATATATTTCATGTTGTTTTGAGTTTCCCAATCTTCTAAACTTACATTTGTGCGATGTCACCAAGCATTGTAGTATATGAGCTTTCAGTTTTCTTAGTCGCCCACACCCTCCTTGCCAGGAAAACAGGAAAATGAATTCTTCTTAACAGAATCAACCTGCACAAGCATTCACAGCAAAGATCTCTCTGACTGTAGTTTAGTAATAATGAAGTTTTACTTTCCTCCTTGTCCTTGTTGAATTGGTTCGGTATATGATCCTAGCTACATGGCCGTAGATGGATTCATGTCCACATATTTATTTGATTAGAGATGAGGAGCAAAAGAATCAAGAGTTTATCTTTCTTTAAGCGATGATAATTTGTTtgaagcctttttttttttttttttttggcttctcATGGTCAATTATGTGTTCAGTGTTCTATTTACTACTGAATGATACAAGACTACTCTAATAAGATAACTTGAGCATTTCCCATACATTAACAACTATTTTGTAAAGACAGTTAGAGAAAAACAAGCTGTGAAACCATGCTCGGATCATCATAATTGTTCTGAAAAAATATGTTAGTGCAACATAGAAAGCACTGTTGTTATAAAAGCAACCCTAGCTAGctaaaaggtttttttttttaatttatttaaaaatattcaaTTAGTTTCTTAAAAATGCAATAGTTAGCTGAGCGTCGTGCTTTTCATCAAATCAGCTCCATCATCTTTAGCTTCTACTTATAGGTAAAATGGAAGAGTTTTTGCTGCTTTGGTTGATTCTTTTTCCAGATTCTATTAGGTTGGATGCGCAAGTCTTCAATCCTATAATTGAAATGCTATCTTCTGTTTTCGAAGTTTTAAGGAAATAGTTTCCATTTCTTGGGAGTTGGGTGGAATCAGGGAGAACAATGCTCAAGCTACAGTCATGTCTAAGATATAttcttcataacaattgttgcGAAGAAACATGAACGAACacttaatttggaaatttttttttttttaaagttgtttAATTTTGGAAAACTGATTTTGCACATTCACCCTTGACATCATTTTTTAGCTAATTATTATATTAGTTTGGCAACCAAATATTCCGCCATTAGTCTATTGTCAAACTGATGCAAAATAATATGTTTAAAGCTTAAAGAGTCATTCAAATtgcaaagggaaaaaaaagaaaagaaagataaataaTGGATGCATGCCTTTTTGTTTATTGCTGTGGTCTAAACTGAGGCAGTTAATACTCTTGTTTATATAGATGACAGGCAGTGTTGTTGTGTTAGTAAAGGTATATATTAGGGGTTTAATTTTGTCTGTAAAGATGAATATTACACGTTTGCGTGAAAGCTTATCAAATTTAGTCCTTGCTATTATATAACTTGAACTTTATTTCGAAATAAATATTGTTGTTGCTGTTGGAAGGTTTAAGCATCAGCTTATTTGTGTTACTTTTGGGAAGATCGATGATGTGAATCACTGGTTCCTTGGCCTTGCTGAGCACTAAATCGAATGGCTTGGAGATATTATTCTTTCTCTAATTCTAATTAGGTAGGTAGCCAAGGAGGGTATCTCCAGATATATCGTCATTTTGTTTAACAAGCCAAATTAATTAACTTGATTGATAACTGCAGGCTGTGTGGATGCAGGACCTTTCATTTGATCGCAAACGTAGCCCTTTGGCGTTGATCACTGATCGATGTCATTTACATGCTGAAACAGAACCCCGATATCAGTGCTGCTAGCTGATGTTCTTCACAGACTGATGCCATGCGGGGCCGGggatacatacatatatatatatgatcccaaaaaagaagaagaagaagaagaagaagaagaaaggcgCGCAGTGTTGTAGGTAGTGTTGTACGTATCATAAACGCTGAACGAAGACACTCCATGAAATGACAACCGATTGTAATCATCATCTGTTGATTCCATTCCACACCTATTATTAGATTTTGAATAGGAGGGACGTTTGCTCGGATTAACTTGCACCACCACCAGGGTGGTCAGTGAGATCGATCGACAGTCACTGCAGCCTTATTAGTTCATATATACGACCGTATTCTTGTTAAGATATTACTAGTACTCTACTATTACCCGCCCAGATCCAGAGGATATATAAGTACTATGGTATAGTTAACTTGTTCGATTTCTTTCATTTTATCCAAATAAAAGATGACTACACATATGCAAGTACATGTGTATTTCTTGCTCTGCGAATTAGCTAGGTGACATATCATTGCAGTTATCGTTGACGGAAGATGCTGCTGGGGTCGAAAAGAGGCTGTATATATTCTGTACTAGTTACTACTACCACACCACAATTGAATTAATAGGAGCAAAAATAGTACGTACGGAAAAGGCTTAATTAAAAGCTGGGTGCGGAAGGCCTGGAGGGGTTTCCTCGTGCCTATAATTGCATGCCATGCTTAGTTGCTCAACTGGCCGCTGAGTGAAAGTGCAAACCATATCCCATCATCATTTCCACTTTCTAGCTAATTTCGATGTACCACTGCTCATCTTACTCGCCAGTCACCACTCTCTGCATGTGTATCATCCTATAGTCCGGTGGTAGACCTTAGATTAGATGAGggcttttttttcttctttccttttttgaaGGAGTTTAATTGGGGGCAGTACCGGTACGTAGTAGGGGACCCTAGCCTATATACATGAGGAGGAGGCGTGATATATGTATGTATGAAATGCTTGTACATTTAATTCAGTACTGAATCTTGAAAGACGTGGAAAGTTATTTAGGCCAGTAGCTAGCTAAAGGCTAAAGCTTGTGTATACGTAGTAGGTCATCTTTTGGCAAAGCAAACTAGCAAAGCAGTCAGCAGCAAACCAGACCCAGACCCAGGTCTCTGCAAAAAAGTCAGCCACTGCCCGCTCTGATTCCCGCTGCGTTGTACTTGTACACTCTCCTCTTCTTCTATAGTACCATATAGTGTAGTAAGTTGTCTGCATTTGTCGCTGGGGACAAAGCTAACGGAACCAGAGCTTTTCCACGTACTCTTAGCGCTCTAACCTGGTTCCGCATTTCAGTAGTGTTTCGCTACTTACTCTGATCTGATGCCGCCCAAAGTACTACCACATCCCTTCATTTTTATTCGTCAGTATTGTGCCTACACTTTGCACCTCAAAACAAAGACATCTTCTTGTTCTTGAGCCAGCAGTGTAGGCATCAACCTTAGCTGACGATTTGTGGTCGCAAACTGTTGTCAATATACCGTATAAAACCTTGACATCGTTATCAATGGGtagaacactttttttttttttttctaaataaaGGCTTTATATTTAACAATTTTTCTACGAGACGCTTTAAGTCTATTTTTCCTTAACTTTTTTTCCCCTAAAACCTAAATATTATGTGAATTCTGGACGAGGGAATGATTATTTTACCAAATTGTGatgcaattttaattttttttaaaaaacatatGCACATATTGTGTATACACTATTTTTTCCTCTACCTTTTCAAAGATTTGTTTTTAAAGCATACTTTTTCCTTAATATGTTGTAGTTAAATAACTAAAATAGCATGccaccattttttttaaaaaaaaaattctacaataTAAGAAAATATTTAGATACATACCAATTAGTGGTAACTTATGTACATAGGTTTGGTAAATAGCACACATCAATGTAGTACATTTCATATAAAACAATACGTTCAATGTTGTCAaatttttttaagcaaaaataTCCAACAAAAACCCATCCAAAATACTACCTTCATTTCAATCTCATGACTATATATACAAAAATTCATCAACGGACGAAAACAAAGAACTAGGAGAGGAAGCATGGGGTTGTGCATAATTTCGGGAAAATGAGGAGGAGGATAAGAAGGAACAGTGTAGAGCAATTGAGAGAGATAGCATATTcagtaaaatatttcatttaattttccTCTGtcctttcttccttcttttcatcCTTAAGTTATATTGTTAATTACTTGCGTAAAATATTTAGTCATCATATTATAatataagaaattaaaaagTATATATTTACTGGAAAGAATTAATTAAGTTTCTATTTTGTTAATAATCCCtgattattatcatttttttttcctattttggATTACCAATCAATGCATTACCAAGAAAATTGTAATTGCATTttaaagaagataaaaaaaaacttatgaTCATTAGTTGCTAATTGCTCTACGGATGGAATGAGGCGTTCAGCTAAAATAATTTGTGATATTGATCTCACATGCATAATTCAAACACTTTGATGCATATAATTTTGATCTGAGTaataaatttgtttgtttttaaaataagtaaattttatGTGTATtatcagtgtatacactatcatgaTTAAATTAATGATTCATAAGCTAAATTTGGATTTtaaatacaagtttggattggTTGTCATGTATTCAATGctgatagtatatatatatgaatataaaAGTAATTCTTTTAAAATTCATTCATTAATCTCACTGGTATAAGAAAGCAAATGTATAATCTAAGCTATGCCCTTGAATATTTTGTTTGGCTTagttgtaatttttaaaaattaatttggaaaatttgTCTCGAGGGTTTATGTCATATTATAATGAAAAGAATACATGCCGATCATTTAATTTTGTTGACTAACAGAATTTTTTCTATCTTTTCAAATTCTTGAACATTATCAGAAGCGGGACAATATAATGACTACGTATGATTGACAATGTAATTGCTAGCTTGGcttatatttttcctttttgttttgctAGCCCTAGTTTAATATCAAAGACTTAACTGCTGAACCTGCGCAATTACCGGATTGGAGCATATATTTGATAGGTTAGTCAGCTTTATGCAATCTATGATAGAATATAGGGTAAATTACCTTTAACCATTGTGTGGTTTGATACTTTACCATATGATTCTCTATAGTTTAAAAATCTATACATAATCTTTTCATAGTTTCAACTAAAGTTTCATCGCTAGATCTTTTTGTTAAAATTGACTGTCAGTATTAAAAGTCAAAGTCAAATTAGTAGATTGACAAATTCAccctttcattatttttttctccaaatacaaaaaataaaaaaaaataacaagtgGACAAGTGAGAAATAGAAAATACCAAATctttaatgattgaaatatcttttttatttattcttttctaATGGGGGGAAGAGTAGGATTTAAGAAGTGGGGAGGGAGTAGGGGGATTTGAACACAAGACCTCTAAATCctgaaattttaattttagtcACTAGATCAATACCTCTTCTCTAATGATTGCAAATATTATTATAGGTTTTAATTTATACCAAATCTTTAGTGACTGCAAATCTTTAACAGTATCTTGTATATCTTATTTATCTATTCTTTGTTGTATTTATGGATAGTTAATATTTGTTACAATTTACTAGGCCAAAGTATAGTTTTCTAAAATCATCTCTAATCTCTTTCCAAagggaacaaaaaaaaaggaaaaaagaaaaacaaatcagtgaaaggataAATTTGTCAATTTACTAGTTTGACTTTGGCTTTTTGATATTAACAGTTAGTTGTAATGGCAAAACTAATGGTGACAATTTAACCCATACCATGAAAGctgtgtttttaaactcggatcGGACTGGCCGGTCGAACCGAGAACCGGCCAAGTGTTCGGTCCGAGTTGTTCTTCAAAACCGGAAGACTAAAAACCCGGTCAAAAACCGGAAAAACTGGGAAAAAACATGAAAAATCTCacatatttcatactttataaatgttgtcctaaaatttgatgttatttttcaatcaaatccataattttaattctaaagttgttaatgttcattaaataatttaaattgctacttgattatTCTagtttctttgtattttcttgttaaatatatttgaaacatcaaatatatatgaatatacctttattaatattaacatacttttagatattttatatacaatattttaatttttgaataatttttatttatgacatcatccgGTTCAACCCGGATCAAatccattgacccctgacccctgagtTTGGCCGAGTCGATACCCGGTCCGAGTCTGAAAACATAGCATGAAAGGGTTATGTATAGGTAATTAAATGATAGGAGGGTAAAAGATAATTTACCCAAAACTTGTTGTGCATAT from Coffea eugenioides isolate CCC68of chromosome 8, Ceug_1.0, whole genome shotgun sequence encodes the following:
- the LOC113781483 gene encoding B3 domain-containing protein Os03g0120900-like yields the protein MNFMAPRQPGGGGGYYEEDSSRATRPFSQPSSAAAATPQHHHHQYLQQRDLLVPPSYNHHQPRGPWDDRRVSFRGYSCGGASQLDLMAMDSSSSPTTNGSSCSNIVEDADEPRVGGGNTTSASLIIEREHMFDKVVTPSDVGKLNRLVIPKQHAEKYFPLDSSTNEKGLLLNFEDRNGKPWRFRYSYWNSSQSYVMTKGWSRFVKEKKLDAGDIVSFQRGVGELGKDRLFIDWRRRPDAPDHPQLPPSMSTASFSQLLPHHQYSFRHPWNHPFYLQHHQQQQNPRDHYQLLQLNNAATGVGINNNPNPSHPHHLSNNYAYGNVMTGNPCSGPFIYLRSAAAARPHPVNLGIGTVQMVQKGGGGSVGLNPEEVMVEEGGEGEEPMVFESVPLVQGKAAAKRLRLFGVNMDCPISESSSEDQEDDNCDILVLPSTAVAHPTMPSQFPHLCSSPPPPPPASSSSSSSSSSSSTCPLQLRPYNYASRPPLHTMPSNNKSSSSDSKGKASMSLDLDI